The proteins below are encoded in one region of Paenibacillus albus:
- the rpsC gene encoding 30S ribosomal protein S3 codes for MGQKVNPVGLRIGVIRDWESKWYAGKDFGDLLMEDVKIREHLKNKLKDAAVSKFEIERAANRVNVTIHTAKPGMVIGKGGSEVETLRSELSKIAKGKKVHINISEIKHPELDAVLVAESIAQQLERRISFRRAMKQSIQRTLRSGAKGIKTAVSGRLGGAEIARSESYSEGTVPLHTLRADIDYGTAEAHTTYGRIGVKVWIYRGEILPTKKKAPQEGGN; via the coding sequence GTGGGACAAAAAGTAAACCCGGTCGGACTACGTATCGGTGTTATCCGTGATTGGGAGTCCAAATGGTACGCTGGTAAAGACTTCGGCGACTTGCTTATGGAAGACGTGAAAATCCGTGAGCACCTGAAGAACAAACTTAAAGATGCGGCAGTTTCCAAGTTCGAAATCGAACGTGCAGCTAACCGCGTTAACGTTACAATTCATACTGCAAAGCCTGGTATGGTAATTGGTAAAGGCGGTTCCGAAGTTGAAACACTTCGTTCCGAGCTTTCGAAAATTGCTAAAGGCAAAAAAGTGCACATCAACATCTCCGAGATTAAACATCCTGAGCTGGATGCGGTTCTCGTTGCTGAAAGCATTGCACAACAACTTGAGCGCCGGATTTCCTTCCGTCGTGCAATGAAACAATCGATCCAACGTACACTGCGTTCCGGCGCAAAAGGTATCAAAACTGCCGTTAGCGGCCGTCTTGGTGGCGCTGAGATCGCTCGTTCTGAAAGCTATAGCGAAGGTACAGTTCCTCTTCATACGCTGCGTGCGGATATTGACTACGGAACAGCGGAAGCACATACAACTTACGGCCGTATCGGCGTTAAAGTATGGATCTACCGCGGTGAAATCCTTCCAACTAAGAAGAAAGCTCCACAGGAAGGAGGCAACTAA
- the rplV gene encoding 50S ribosomal protein L22, which translates to MQQAKAFANHVRIAPRKAQLVVDLIRGKQVGEAIAILRHTPKSASPIVEKLLNSAIANAEHNYQLDVNKLVISQVFVNQGPTMKRFRPRAMGRASRINKRTSHITLVVSEK; encoded by the coding sequence ATGCAACAAGCTAAAGCGTTCGCTAATCACGTCCGCATTGCACCTCGTAAAGCTCAATTGGTTGTTGATTTGATCCGTGGTAAGCAAGTTGGCGAAGCAATCGCTATCCTGCGTCACACTCCGAAATCGGCGTCTCCAATCGTTGAGAAGTTGCTGAATTCCGCTATTGCAAACGCGGAGCACAACTACCAATTGGACGTGAACAAATTGGTCATTTCACAAGTGTTTGTGAACCAAGGACCGACAATGAAACGTTTCCGCCCGCGCGCAATGGGTCGTGCTAGCCGTATTAATAAAAGAACCAGCCACATTACTTTGGTGGTATCCGAAAAATAA
- the rpsS gene encoding 30S ribosomal protein S19 gives MGRSLKKGPFIDGYLLKKVEVLNETEKKTVVKTWSRRSTIFPQFIGHTFAVYDGKKHVPVYVTEDMVGHKLGEFAPTRSYKGHGNDDKKTGRR, from the coding sequence ATGGGTCGCAGTTTGAAAAAAGGTCCGTTTATTGACGGCTACCTGCTCAAGAAAGTTGAAGTTCTGAACGAAACGGAAAAGAAGACAGTTGTTAAAACTTGGTCGCGTCGTTCTACAATTTTCCCGCAATTCATCGGACACACGTTCGCTGTTTATGACGGTAAAAAACACGTACCGGTTTATGTGACAGAAGATATGGTTGGCCACAAACTCGGTGAGTTCGCGCCAACACGTTCGTATAAAGGTCACGGTAACGACGACAAGAAGACAGGCCGTCGTTAA
- the rplB gene encoding 50S ribosomal protein L2 produces MPVKKYKPTSPARRGMSVSTFEEITTSTPEKSLLAPLFKKAGRNNQGKITVRHHGGGHKRKYRIIDFKRNKDGIVGNVATIEYDPNRTSNIALIHYVDGEKAYIIAPKGLKVGDKIVSGADADIKIGNALPLENIPVGTVIHNIELKPGKGGQLVRAAGTDAQLLGKEEQYVTIRLTSGEVRRILKKCRATIGSVGNEDHELVKIGKAGRSRWLGKRPEVRGVVMNPNDHPHGGGEGRAPIGRKSPMSPWGKPTLGAKTRKKKKASSQYIIRRRTK; encoded by the coding sequence GTGCCAGTTAAGAAGTATAAACCGACATCTCCAGCGCGTCGTGGTATGTCCGTCTCGACTTTCGAAGAGATCACGACAAGCACACCGGAGAAATCGCTTCTTGCGCCGCTTTTCAAAAAAGCTGGTCGTAACAACCAAGGTAAAATTACGGTTCGTCATCACGGTGGCGGCCATAAACGTAAATACCGTATCATCGACTTCAAACGTAACAAGGACGGTATCGTAGGTAACGTCGCAACGATCGAATACGATCCGAACCGTACGTCCAACATCGCACTTATCCACTATGTGGATGGTGAGAAAGCCTACATCATCGCACCAAAAGGTTTGAAAGTTGGGGACAAAATCGTATCCGGCGCGGATGCAGACATCAAGATCGGTAACGCATTGCCACTTGAGAACATCCCAGTAGGTACAGTTATCCACAACATCGAGTTGAAACCTGGTAAAGGCGGACAATTGGTTCGTGCTGCCGGAACTGATGCTCAACTTCTTGGTAAAGAAGAGCAATACGTTACAATTCGCTTGACGTCTGGTGAAGTACGTCGTATTCTGAAGAAATGCCGTGCAACAATCGGTTCTGTTGGTAACGAAGATCACGAACTCGTGAAAATCGGTAAAGCCGGCCGTTCCCGTTGGTTGGGCAAACGCCCTGAAGTTCGTGGTGTTGTAATGAACCCTAACGATCATCCACACGGTGGTGGTGAAGGCCGTGCACCTATCGGACGTAAATCGCCTATGTCGCCATGGGGTAAACCTACTCTCGGCGCTAAAACGCGTAAGAAGAAGAAAGCATCGAGCCAATACATTATTCGTCGTCGTACGAAGTAA
- the rplW gene encoding 50S ribosomal protein L23 produces the protein MKNPRDIIKRPIITEQTSDFMANKRYVFEVDLRANKTEIKLAIQSIFKVKVTSVNTLRMPAKPKRYGKHSGYTSEWKKAIVQLSADSNELEFFETV, from the coding sequence ATGAAAAATCCACGCGATATTATCAAGCGCCCGATCATTACGGAACAAACGAGCGATTTCATGGCTAACAAACGCTATGTTTTCGAAGTTGATCTTCGTGCAAACAAAACAGAGATCAAACTCGCGATCCAATCGATCTTCAAAGTGAAAGTAACAAGCGTAAACACGCTTCGCATGCCAGCTAAGCCTAAACGCTATGGCAAACACAGCGGATATACGTCCGAGTGGAAAAAAGCGATCGTGCAACTTAGCGCTGACAGCAACGAACTTGAGTTTTTCGAAACAGTTTAA
- the rplD gene encoding 50S ribosomal protein L4, translated as MPKVALFSVNGSQVGEVELSEAVFGVEPNVHVLHSAVLLQQASERRGTHKTKGRSEVRGGGRKPWKQKGTGRARQGSIRSPQWVGGGTVFGPTPRSYSFKLPKKVRRLAIKSALSSKVVDNEIIVLDQLTFAAPKTKEFAAILNNLKVARKALVVTANYEDNVALSARNLPNVKFVAADGINVLDVMKYDKLIITKEAVEKVQEVLA; from the coding sequence ATGCCGAAAGTAGCACTTTTTAGCGTGAATGGCTCGCAAGTTGGCGAGGTTGAATTGTCCGAAGCAGTATTCGGTGTTGAACCTAACGTTCACGTATTGCATAGCGCAGTATTGTTGCAGCAAGCTTCTGAGCGCAGAGGCACGCACAAGACGAAAGGCCGCTCCGAAGTACGCGGAGGCGGACGTAAACCTTGGAAACAAAAAGGTACAGGTCGTGCACGTCAAGGTAGCATTCGCTCCCCACAATGGGTTGGCGGTGGTACAGTGTTCGGTCCAACACCACGCAGCTACAGCTTCAAACTTCCTAAAAAAGTTCGTCGCTTAGCAATCAAATCTGCATTGTCATCCAAAGTTGTTGATAACGAAATTATCGTTCTTGATCAACTGACATTCGCAGCTCCTAAGACTAAAGAATTCGCAGCTATCCTGAACAACCTGAAAGTGGCTCGCAAAGCACTTGTTGTTACAGCTAACTACGAAGATAACGTAGCTCTTTCCGCTCGTAACCTTCCTAACGTGAAGTTCGTTGCAGCCGATGGCATCAATGTTCTCGACGTTATGAAATACGACAAGCTTATTATCACTAAAGAAGCAGTTGAAAAAGTACAGGAGGTGCTTGCGTAA
- the rplC gene encoding 50S ribosomal protein L3, with protein MKGILGKKLGMTQVFTAEGNVVPVTVIEAGPCVVLQKKDQENDGYVSIQVGFSDKKASRANKPEIGHAKKAETAPKRYVREFRGVAEYEVGQEIKADVFAAGEFVDVTATSKGKGFQGNIKRWNQSRGPMAHGSRYHRGPGSMGSIQANRVPKGKHLPGHMGNETVTIQNLEIVRVDVERNVLLVKGSIPGPKNSFVKVKSTVKK; from the coding sequence ATGAAAGGTATCTTAGGTAAAAAACTTGGAATGACGCAAGTGTTTACTGCTGAAGGTAACGTAGTACCAGTAACGGTAATCGAAGCAGGTCCTTGTGTTGTTTTGCAGAAGAAAGACCAAGAGAATGATGGATATGTATCCATTCAAGTAGGTTTCTCTGACAAGAAAGCAAGCAGAGCAAACAAGCCGGAAATCGGCCACGCGAAAAAAGCCGAAACGGCTCCTAAGCGCTACGTTCGTGAATTCCGCGGTGTCGCTGAATATGAAGTTGGCCAAGAGATTAAGGCTGATGTATTCGCAGCTGGCGAGTTCGTTGACGTAACGGCTACTTCCAAAGGTAAAGGTTTCCAAGGTAACATCAAACGTTGGAATCAAAGCCGCGGTCCAATGGCACACGGTTCCCGTTATCACCGTGGACCAGGTTCGATGGGTTCGATTCAAGCGAACCGCGTTCCTAAAGGTAAACACCTTCCAGGTCACATGGGTAACGAAACAGTTACGATTCAAAACCTTGAAATCGTACGCGTTGATGTTGAGCGCAATGTATTGCTTGTTAAAGGCTCCATTCCGGGTCCTAAAAATAGCTTCGTTAAAGTTAAATCTACGGTGAAGAAATAA
- the rpsJ gene encoding 30S ribosomal protein S10 — protein sequence MAKQKIRIRLKAYDHRILDQSAEKIVETAKRSGAGVSGPIPLPTEKQIITILRAVHKYKDSREQFEMRTHKRLIDIVNPTPQTVDALMRLDLPSGVDIEIKL from the coding sequence ATGGCAAAGCAAAAGATTCGTATCCGTTTGAAAGCATACGATCATAGAATTCTGGATCAATCCGCAGAGAAGATTGTTGAAACTGCGAAACGTTCCGGTGCAGGCGTGTCTGGGCCGATTCCGCTTCCGACTGAGAAGCAAATCATCACCATTCTACGTGCGGTACACAAGTACAAGGATTCTAGGGAGCAATTCGAAATGCGCACTCATAAGCGTTTGATCGATATTGTTAACCCAACACCGCAAACGGTTGATGCGTTGATGCGCTTGGATCTACCATCCGGTGTAGATATCGAAATCAAACTGTAA
- the tuf gene encoding elongation factor Tu, protein MAKAKFERNKPHVNIGTIGHVDHGKTTLTAAITTVLSKRYGGAAVAFDQIDKAPEERERGITISTAHVEYETPNRHYAHVDCPGHADYVKNMITGAAQMDGAILVVSAADGPMPQTREHILLSRQVGVPYIVVFLNKCDMVEDEELLELVEMEVRDLLAEYEFPGDDTPIIRGAAREALQNPDGAWADKIIELFEQVDTYIPTPQRDTDKPFLMPVEDVFTITGRGTVATGRVERGVVKVSDEVEIIGIAEETRKCVVTGVEMFRKLLDSAQAGDNIGALLRGVDRKDIERGQVLAKPGSVKPHTNFTAQIYVLTKEEGGRHKPFFTGYRPQFYFRTTDVTGIISLPEGTEMVMPGDNITVTVELIAPIALEDGTRFAIREGGRTVGAGAVASIQK, encoded by the coding sequence ATGGCTAAGGCTAAATTTGAACGTAATAAACCGCACGTTAATATCGGTACAATCGGTCACGTCGACCACGGTAAAACAACGTTGACTGCTGCAATCACAACAGTTCTTTCCAAAAGATATGGTGGTGCTGCTGTAGCATTCGACCAAATCGACAAAGCTCCAGAAGAGCGCGAGCGCGGTATTACGATCTCGACAGCTCACGTTGAGTATGAGACGCCTAACCGTCACTACGCTCACGTTGACTGCCCAGGTCACGCCGACTACGTTAAGAACATGATCACTGGTGCTGCTCAAATGGACGGCGCAATCCTGGTTGTATCCGCAGCTGACGGCCCTATGCCGCAAACTCGCGAGCACATCCTTCTGTCCCGCCAAGTAGGCGTACCTTACATCGTTGTATTCTTGAACAAATGCGACATGGTTGAAGACGAAGAGTTGCTTGAACTCGTTGAGATGGAAGTTCGCGACCTTCTTGCTGAGTACGAGTTCCCAGGTGATGATACTCCAATCATCCGCGGTGCTGCTCGTGAAGCACTTCAAAACCCAGATGGCGCTTGGGCTGACAAAATCATCGAGTTGTTCGAACAAGTCGATACTTACATCCCAACTCCACAACGTGATACTGACAAGCCGTTCCTTATGCCAGTTGAGGACGTGTTCACAATCACAGGTCGTGGTACAGTTGCTACAGGACGCGTTGAGCGTGGCGTAGTTAAAGTATCTGACGAAGTTGAAATCATCGGTATTGCTGAAGAAACTCGCAAATGCGTTGTAACAGGCGTAGAGATGTTCCGCAAACTGCTTGATTCCGCACAAGCTGGTGACAACATCGGCGCATTGCTTCGTGGTGTAGACCGTAAAGACATCGAGCGTGGTCAAGTACTTGCTAAGCCAGGTTCTGTTAAACCACACACGAACTTTACAGCTCAAATCTACGTACTGACTAAAGAAGAGGGTGGCCGTCACAAGCCTTTCTTCACAGGCTACCGTCCACAGTTCTACTTCCGTACAACTGACGTAACAGGTATCATCTCTTTGCCAGAAGGCACTGAAATGGTTATGCCTGGCGACAACATCACAGTAACGGTTGAGCTTATCGCTCCAATCGCTCTGGAAGATGGTACTCGCTTCGCGATCCGTGAAGGCGGTCGTACAGTTGGTGCAGGTGCAGTAGCATCCATCCAAAAATAA